In Balearica regulorum gibbericeps isolate bBalReg1 chromosome 31, bBalReg1.pri, whole genome shotgun sequence, the sequence GGAGTCTCTtcagctgggctgctgctgccatctcctcTGCTGGGAGAGGGTTTTCCGCCTTCCTCCACCTCTCGGTGACCTCCTTTCTCCTGGGCTGGGCCGGAGGGTGGGGAATCCAAGTGCCTCCAGTGCCGAGTGCCTGCCCAGGAGGAGATGCTCTCAGCAAACCAGACGGCAGGCAGAGGTGCCGTTCCCCAGAGGACCTCTTgaaaggagcctgcagcaggaCCTGGGAGCCGGGAGACTAAGCACCACGTGCCCCTCACCACGGCTGACGGCTGCTTTTGCCCCTCGGATCCTGCTGCCCATCTCTCCCCCACGGGGATGAGCAGGCAAACCCCTGGCCTGCAGCTGGGTGTCAGTCCTGCTCCAACCCCCTGGAGACCCCCGACAGAGAGGGTCGCTGCTGCGCTCAGCGGTGTCAATCACTGCCCGTACCTGGGGCGGCTGGCGgtcctcccctgcagcccaggcttcccacgCCGCCCATTCTGCCTTCGCTTGCTCTCGTCGCTCTTGCCACCGGGTCTTCACTTGCTCCCACTCTGCAGACAGCTGCCAGACCTCCTGGAGGGGACGGAAacgcagcagcagccaggattAGTCTCAGCTCCTGGAGGGGCTTCCTTCGGCTCTGACCCATAGTGGTGGTGCCCCTTGCCTCAGCCGGTCGGTCGGCAGCGCTTTGCCCCTACCAGATCAGGGGCCGGGGAGTCACGCCAACGCATGGCAAGCACGGCTGAGTGACCAAAGACCTCCACTGCCAACCGCCTAGGAAGGACTTGGACATTTTCCATAGCCCCTGGCCAGAATAAAGTGTTTCATGGCAAccttagtctggagaagaggaggctgaaggggagacctgatcgctctctacagctacctcaaaggaggttgtagtgaggtgggtgttggtctcttctcccagataacaagcgataggacaagaggaaatggcttcaaggTGTGTCAGggcaggtttagattggacattaggaaaaatttcttcaccaaaagagtggtcaggcattggaacaggctgcccagagaggtggtggagtccccgtccctggaggtgttcaaaaacaggcgtagacgtggcactttgggacatggtttagtagacatggtggtgctgggtggacggttggacttgatgatcttagaggtcctttccaaccttaaagattctatgatttgatgaTTCTGTGATGCCTTTCTGGGGGTTAGGTAGGGCTTAGATCCGAAGGGGGTGACAGGCAGGTTACAACGAACGCACGCCAAGGGATCCTTTCAGATCGGCTCTCCGCACAAAGAGGCTTTAGCCGAGTCTCAGTGGCGCGGTAGTTACAGCAAGGCAGAGCACGTACCTGCAGCACTCTCTTGCAGCCTTCGGAGGACGGGATTGCAGCGGTGGGCCTGGCTGGAGGAAatggctcctgcctgcctgcctccttcGTCTTGGGGGAGCTGCCTGGACATGGGGGGAGCACGCTGCAAAGAGACACCAGGAGGAGTCGGCATGAGCACGGGGCAATTGGGTCTCCCACTTGCAGCGGGTATCAAAGCTCCCCAGGCTGGCAGAAGAAGCGGGGGAGGTGGGGCCGTTTCCCATGGCAAGGGGGAGCCTTTCCTGAGCCCCATCGGACGGATGGCAGAGGACGGCACCTCAGGTCTGTTGTAAGGGCAAGCAAAGTGATGTGGGGTGCACTCCACATCCGCCACCTTCCCCACTAAGGGGCCTGCGATGGGGCAAACAAGCTCATACAAAGCATGGGGCCTGTGCCAGGGACCTTCCCCAGTCCCTACAGCCAGTCTCCAAACGGGATGTCTCTCCTGCATGGGTGCAAGGGCCCCTTTCATCTCTTCCCACAAGGGTCTCACCTGGCAGAAGTCTTCTTCTCCATGTCTGGCTGCCCGGTGCCTGGCCCCTGGCTTGGCAGTACGGGCAGGGAGAGCCTCACCCgcctctgcagcagcttgtCAGGACACCCCTGGGaagctgggaaaggaggaagctCTTCAGAGCAGCCCCGTGGGGAGTGCGTTTTAACGGGGCTGTGGTCACCCAGTGTGGGGCAGGGCCCACCTGGACAGCGGGACCTGTTCCCGTACCTCTGCTGGTCCTGTGCTTTCCTGCAGCCTTCTTGTGCCAGGTGGAGAACGCCTTGGCCACCGATCTGCTGATGACAATGAACCGAAACCTGGAAAGCAGATGGGGACACAGGCGTGAAGAAGGGTGACCCCTGccctctgcagctccccagcactAATCCTCCTGACTGTCGTGCGAGGCATGGCATCCCTTGTCCTTGGTGGCCACGCACAGGTTTTGTTGGCAATCTGCCCCCAACACCAGAAAACACACGCGTAGCCCCAGATCAGCGTTATTTAACCAGAAACCAGGCACTTCAGGACTTCGGTTGGTCGagggctgcagaggaaaggcacTCACCTCGGGAACGCTTGGGCAGGTGCAGCCTGCATCCCCCGAGCGGTGGTTGCTCCACCGGAGACCTTGGCACCcggcatccacagcctctgcAAAGTGACACGGAGCTGTTAGAAGGCTTCCAAGGCAGTTCTCTTTTGGCTCCCAAAGGAAGCAGACCTGTCTCCCGCTCCAAAAGAAAGCCCCTTCTCCAAACCAGTCTTCCAAATCCTCCTCCAGGAGCGTTAGcccttgctctgctctggagaagCTGCACAGCAAACGCTGAGCCTGCGCAGTAACAGTGCCGGGCTTTTTGCAGGGCGAGGACCCAGAAACTGAGAAGAAACTTTCTTTGCTAATGGAGAAGTCAGCGGGGGCGAGCGTGGGGAAAGGTGTTTGGCCTGCCACGTCCAGGCTGGCCGAGGGCGATTGGGTTGCTCACCCTTCCATAAGCTCCCAAAGAACGGAAGCAGCCCTCAAAACCTGAGCAACTTACCGTGCGAAGCAGCGCAATCCGGCTGgccttcccctccagccccgtgACGCAGTCGTAATAAAACCGCATGCACAGGACGTCGTCTTTGCAGGACAGAACGCCAATGTCCTTGAAGGCGAAGGCGAGGCGCCGCCCGTTCTGCAGTTGGAACGAGTACAAGCGTATGGTCTCTCGCACACACTCCGCCACCACGTGCTGCGGGAAGCAGGTGGCTCGCGACAGCCACTTGTAGTTCAGCGGCTTGATCTTGACGTTGCCTGCGAGGAGGAGGAACATCGTCACTGCCGCAGCAGGCCAAATTTCCGTGTAAGATTCGTAACGACATGCCAGGGAAACGGTCGTTTATAAAACAGCTCTCGGggagtggtttgttttgggggagcTCAAGCTGTCCCCTGACCTTTGGAGGCCATTCCCGACATCTCCCAGCCCTTTCCAAAGAGCAGAGAGCACACATCCTCCCCCAGACGTGGAGGGGGAAAGTGGAGGGTGGCCACTGCCTTCTCACCAGGGATAACCACTGTAGGGaacaccagctcctgcagatgTAACGCATCGATGTCCGGCTGGAAGACTGGTCTTCGAACCGCATATGCCTCTTCGTTGCCCTGCAATTGCTCTCGGACCACAGCGAAGGTCCCAAGTCCTGTGAGCAGGACACCCTGcccaggaaaaaagacaaaaggctGATGATGGGTGAAGTGAAAACTTTGGAAAAGGCCCATGttctccatttgttttcttgcccTCCTCAAAATACTTGCTGCCATCCCTTGGCCACAGAAAATCCCAGACATTTCCAGCCCAGGGAATACACCTGGGACTGATTCCCAGCCGTTACCCTTGGTATGGACCCAGCATAATCCCCCGTCTCTCTGCTTGGTCTCTCCACTCTGACCACAGGGAAGAGTGAAGCCCCATCGTGCACTGAATTCTTTCTCAGACTAGGTCCGgacttgatttttctcctggCTGACCAAGCAGCAGCTGCGGGTACATGAGGTTGTCTCGGTGTGCGGCCACGATGCTCAGGGAGGGATCGCTCCCCAGCGCCCAGGCTGTCCAGGACAAAGAGAGACCAAGAGGCCAACCCACCTTGTCCAGCTTCATCTGTGCCAGGATGTACGCGGACACAGCGTCCCAGATAGCCACAACCTCTGGAAAGCAAGGGAAAGAGGTGTCAGGCTCCAGGCCAGCCAGCTCAGTGTCTCTCGGCAAGGGGGCTGTGCCCCCATTTCAGACTGCCCGCCTTACTCTGCTcccggggcagggctggagcagaaaAGGGGACGTGGGAAGGGCTCCGGATCAGGGCTGTGGCCACCTAACGCCCAGAAAGGGATGGCACCCCACAGCCCAGGATGTGATCTGCCAGCCTGGCACCACAAGAGGCTCCAGAGGGAAGGAACAGAGGTTCTCCCAAAGGAGACTAGTTCAAAGTCAAGGGCTGATTTACAGCAGAGGCATTTCCAGCTGGCTCACGAGAGCCCTCTGAGAGCTGAAggaccccccagcccctgggatgCAGGACCCCTTTTCATCCCAGAGCCAGAACCCCAAGAGGTACCAGCCCCCAGGGAAAGCTGGCCCTGGGTGGCCCCCCTCGCCAGGGCACCAAGCCATGCCCATGGGAGcctgggggctgcgggcagccgGGAGTTCTGGTCGCTACATTGTCCCCTGAGCCCTGTGGGACCCTCGGGCAGGGTTCTCgtggcagcccccagccctctccagcCACCCCCCGCAGCTTTTGACAGCGGACAGCCCCAGCGCAAATCCTGGGGAAGGAGCTCCCAGACCCCTCACCCTTGGTGGAGAGCCGCAGGAGCGTGGGGAACGAGCTGCTCAGCTCCAAGCTGACGGCCACGGTGCAGCAGCCCTCCATCGCGCTGGCTGCTTGCCCTCAGCTCAGGGAAAGGGATGCTCTTCGCAGCTCCTCTCCCAAAACTCCTCTCTGACgtgcccctgctctgcctgtcaGCGAGggtcccccagcacagccccgctgcctcctgaccctgctcctggctgtggaGCAGCTCCGAAGGGCAGCAGTGGAGAGCCCCTGAGCAgggcccagcagctcccaggcctCGCCGGGAAGTGCCAGCACCGACGTGGCGCTGGGGAGACCTCCCTGTGATGTGGGGCATCCCCCTGTGACATCAGCCCGCATCATTTGAAGGTGCATTATGACGTCAGGAGGGAGacagcacagctggggagagaggagagagatttcACCTCTTGTCCAGGGAAACATTCATCCCTTTCTCCCCAGTCCTGTTCCAAAATCCCCGTCTGCCCCCTGCACCAAcatgtctctgctgctgggagcccATCCGGGCAGGTGGGGG encodes:
- the LOC142598804 gene encoding uncharacterized protein LOC142598804 isoform X1 encodes the protein MEGCCTVAVSLELSSSFPTLLRLSTKEVVAIWDAVSAYILAQMKLDKGVLLTGLGTFAVVREQLQGNEEAYAVRRPVFQPDIDALHLQELVFPTVVIPGNVKIKPLNYKWLSRATCFPQHVVAECVRETIRLYSFQLQNGRRLAFAFKDIGVLSCKDDVLCMRFYYDCVTGLEGKASRIALLRTRLWMPGAKVSGGATTARGMQAAPAQAFPRFRFIVISRSVAKAFSTWHKKAAGKHRTSRASQGCPDKLLQRRVRLSLPVLPSQGPGTGQPDMEKKTSASVLPPCPGSSPKTKEAGRQEPFPPARPTAAIPSSEGCKRVLQEVWQLSAEWEQVKTRWQERREQAKAEWAAWEAWAAGEDRQPPQALGTGGTWIPHPPAQPRRKEVTERWRKAENPLPAEEMAAAAQLKRLQPDHLSPRAVQVLNRLEPHQARRNIFRHVAENNRRHQERQRQLPCTRCWYRSRGEGAGSGGC
- the LOC142598804 gene encoding uncharacterized protein LOC142598804 isoform X2, which gives rise to MEGCCTVAVSLELSSSFPTLLRLSTKEVVAIWDAVSAYILAQMKLDKGVLLTGLGTFAVVREQLQGNEEAYAVRRPVFQPDIDALHLQELVFPTVVIPGNVKIKPLNYKWLSRATCFPQHVVAECVRETIRLYSFQLQNGRRLAFAFKDIGVLSCKDDVLCMRFYYDCVTGLEGKASRIALLRTRLWMPGAKVSGGATTARGMQAAPAQAFPRFRFIVISRSVAKAFSTWHKKAAGKHRTSRASQGCPDKLLQRRVRLSLPVLPSQGPGTGQPDMEKKTSASVLPPCPGSSPKTKEAGRQEPFPPARPTAAIPSSEGCKRVLQEVWQLSAEWEQVKTRWQERREQAKAEWAAWEAWAAGEDRQPPQALGTGGTWIPHPPAQPRRKEVTERWRKAENPLPAEEMAAAAQLKRLQPDHLSPRAVQVLNRLEPHQARRNIFRHVAENNRRHQERQRQLP